The following are encoded in a window of Vibrio azureus genomic DNA:
- the speA gene encoding biosynthetic arginine decarboxylase has product MEKTTKLDRIRADYNVHYWSQGFYGIDNQGEVYVSPRSDYPHQIPFSAIVDKLESKQLNLPVLVRFPQIVHQRVHGICQAFNQAIEEYQYSNQYLLVYPIKVNQQKEVVDEILASQAQLETKQLGLEAGSKPELLAVLALAQQGSSVIVCNGYKDREYVRLALIGEKLGHKVFIVLEKLTELDLVLQEAKSLGVTPRLGLRIRLASQGAGKWQASGGEKSKFGLSASQVLNVIQRLKQEELLHTMQLVHFHLGSQMANIRDVRNGVNESARFYCELRAIGAQIDYFDVGGGLAVDYDGTRSQSSNSMNYGLAEYARNIVQTIGDVCQQYEQPMPVIISESGRSLTAHHAVLISNVIGTETYQPEAVCEPAVDDPILLQNMWRNWQNLQDDSDARALIELYNDTQSDLSEVHSQFATGVLNLEQRAWAEQLSLRIYFELSTKMSTKNRFHRPILDELSERLADKFFVNFSLFQSLPDAWGIDQVFPVLPLSGLGESEERRAVMLDITCDSDGAIDNYVDGQGIETTLPVPAWSKDKPYLIGFFLVGAYQEILGDMHNLFGDTHSAVIHVDEQGQFEVSYINEGDSVEDMMRYVHIDVAAIRDNYKQLVSERVEASEQQSILAELEQGLAGYTYLEDF; this is encoded by the coding sequence TTGGAAAAAACAACAAAATTAGACCGTATCAGAGCGGACTACAACGTACACTACTGGAGCCAAGGTTTTTATGGCATTGATAATCAAGGTGAGGTTTATGTCTCTCCTCGTAGTGATTATCCACATCAAATTCCTTTTAGCGCCATTGTCGATAAACTAGAAAGCAAGCAATTAAACTTGCCTGTTTTAGTGCGTTTTCCACAAATTGTACATCAACGCGTGCACGGTATTTGTCAGGCTTTCAACCAAGCAATTGAAGAGTACCAGTACTCAAATCAGTATCTTCTGGTGTATCCAATTAAAGTCAACCAGCAAAAAGAAGTGGTCGATGAGATCCTTGCTAGCCAAGCACAATTAGAAACCAAACAACTAGGATTAGAAGCTGGCAGTAAACCTGAGCTACTGGCGGTTCTCGCTCTTGCACAGCAAGGCAGTTCTGTGATCGTATGTAATGGATACAAAGATCGAGAGTACGTTCGTCTTGCTCTAATAGGGGAAAAGCTTGGCCATAAAGTTTTTATCGTGCTTGAAAAGCTGACTGAGCTTGATTTGGTTCTACAAGAAGCAAAAAGTTTAGGTGTGACACCTCGACTTGGTCTTCGCATTCGCTTAGCTTCTCAAGGCGCAGGAAAATGGCAAGCTAGCGGAGGCGAAAAGTCAAAATTCGGTCTTTCCGCCTCACAAGTTTTAAATGTGATTCAACGCTTAAAGCAAGAAGAGTTGCTCCACACGATGCAGTTAGTCCATTTCCATTTAGGTTCGCAAATGGCCAACATTCGTGATGTCAGAAATGGCGTCAACGAATCTGCACGCTTTTATTGTGAGTTACGCGCTATTGGTGCACAAATCGATTATTTTGATGTCGGGGGTGGTCTGGCTGTGGATTATGATGGAACTCGCAGTCAATCGTCTAATTCTATGAACTATGGCCTCGCAGAATACGCTCGCAACATTGTTCAGACTATCGGGGATGTTTGCCAACAATACGAACAGCCCATGCCTGTGATCATTTCAGAGTCAGGACGTTCTTTGACTGCTCACCATGCGGTTTTAATCTCTAATGTTATCGGTACGGAAACTTACCAACCAGAAGCCGTTTGTGAGCCGGCCGTCGATGATCCGATTTTGCTGCAAAATATGTGGCGTAACTGGCAAAACTTACAAGATGACTCTGATGCACGAGCCCTTATCGAACTTTATAACGACACGCAAAGTGATTTATCTGAGGTTCACTCACAATTTGCTACCGGAGTTTTAAACCTAGAGCAGCGAGCATGGGCAGAACAGCTGTCACTGCGAATCTACTTCGAGCTCAGCACAAAAATGAGTACCAAAAATCGTTTTCATCGACCCATTTTAGATGAGTTGAGTGAGCGCCTCGCTGATAAATTTTTTGTCAATTTTTCTCTTTTCCAATCTCTGCCTGATGCATGGGGCATTGATCAAGTCTTTCCCGTTCTTCCTCTCTCTGGACTTGGAGAGTCAGAAGAACGTCGAGCCGTTATGCTTGATATCACCTGTGATTCTGATGGTGCCATTGATAACTATGTTGATGGGCAAGGCATAGAAACGACCCTACCCGTTCCAGCCTGGAGTAAAGACAAGCCTTATCTCATCGGTTTTTTTCTCGTTGGCGCCTACCAAGAAATCCTTGGTGATATGCACAACCTATTTGGCGATACTCATAGCGCTGTTATTCATGTTGATGAACAGGGTCAGTTTGAGGTCAGTTATATCAATGAAGGTGATAGCGTTGAAGATATGATGCGTTATGTCCATATCGATGTCGCTGCTATTCGTGACAATTACAAACAATTGGTTTCAGAGCGAGTTGAAGCCAGTGAACAGCAATCCATTCTTGCTGAGTTAGAGCAAGGGTTAGCTGGCTATACCTATTTAGAGGATTTTTAA
- the speB gene encoding agmatinase: MNDLFTKTDYSLYSNSMSFLRLPYIKNPVATQADVVILGVPLDMATSGRPGARMGPDAIRRASVNLAWEGKKFPWDFNLLDKLKIVDAGDLVFDCGDAEDFTYRLEAATSEILKSGKTMLALGGDHFITLPILRAYAKHHGQMALVHFDAHTDTYANGSSYDHGTMFYHAPKEGLISEKHSIQIGIRTEYKQQDHVFHVLNAMQANDMPVNEIVAEIQRTVGDKPVYVTFDIDCLDPAFAPGTGTPVLGGLNSDKILKIIRGLAGMNIVGMDVVEVSPPYDNSDVTALAGATIALELLYAYSVGRE, from the coding sequence ATGAATGATTTGTTTACAAAGACTGATTATTCGCTTTATTCGAATTCGATGTCGTTTCTACGTTTACCTTACATTAAAAACCCAGTCGCGACACAAGCCGATGTTGTCATACTTGGCGTCCCTCTTGATATGGCCACCTCTGGCAGACCTGGCGCACGCATGGGGCCCGATGCGATTCGAAGAGCATCCGTTAACCTCGCTTGGGAAGGTAAAAAATTCCCGTGGGATTTTAACCTACTTGATAAACTGAAAATCGTAGATGCTGGTGATCTTGTCTTCGATTGTGGTGATGCTGAAGATTTCACTTACCGTCTGGAGGCCGCGACCAGTGAAATTCTCAAAAGTGGTAAAACCATGTTAGCGTTAGGTGGGGATCATTTTATTACCTTACCGATACTACGTGCTTATGCTAAACATCATGGTCAAATGGCATTGGTTCATTTTGATGCTCACACGGATACCTACGCCAACGGCAGCTCCTACGACCATGGCACCATGTTTTACCATGCGCCAAAAGAAGGTCTTATTTCTGAAAAACATTCAATACAGATTGGGATCAGAACCGAGTATAAGCAGCAAGATCATGTTTTTCATGTGCTTAATGCCATGCAAGCGAATGACATGCCAGTCAACGAAATCGTTGCAGAAATCCAACGCACAGTGGGTGACAAGCCAGTTTATGTCACTTTTGATATTGACTGCTTAGATCCTGCTTTTGCCCCAGGCACCGGAACGCCTGTTTTAGGTGGATTAAACTCTGATAAAATCCTCAAAATCATTCGTGGTCTTGCTGGGATGAATATCGTTGGAATGGACGTCGTAGAAGTCTCCCCTCCCTACGACAATAGCGATGTAACGGCCCTCGCTGGTGCCACCATTGCTCTGGAAC
- a CDS encoding ATP-dependent zinc protease — protein MNQKIIIGNAEAIGLPDLGISQLEARIDTGAQTSSLHVDNLYCFERDGQSFVEFDLHPDVYHLEHTVRCEAPLKANRKVKSSNGTFEHRCLITTTLRMGDTDWPIDITLTNREEMTYMMLLGRQGMADKVLVDPSQSHLLAL, from the coding sequence ATGAATCAAAAGATTATTATTGGTAACGCCGAAGCCATTGGTTTACCAGATTTGGGGATTAGCCAGTTAGAAGCACGCATCGATACTGGTGCCCAAACTTCTTCCTTGCATGTAGATAACTTGTATTGCTTTGAAAGAGATGGTCAATCCTTCGTAGAGTTTGATCTCCACCCTGATGTGTATCACTTGGAACATACTGTCCGCTGCGAGGCTCCGCTCAAAGCCAACCGTAAAGTTAAATCGTCCAATGGTACCTTTGAACATCGCTGTCTTATCACAACAACACTGCGCATGGGCGATACCGATTGGCCGATAGACATTACACTCACCAACCGTGAAGAAATGACTTATATGATGCTCTTAGGACGTCAAGGCATGGCTGATAAAGTGTTAGTTGATCCAAGCCAATCACACCTACTCGCTCTGTAG
- a CDS encoding LysR family transcriptional regulator, with product MLNPVWLHTFKTLIEVGHFTKTAEKLHMTQPGVSQHIKKLEQACQHALIKRENKSFELTEQGRMLYHYALEREQNEKKLLESLSFDNPLAGCCRLACSGSLALQIFEPLLEKQLQNEELSIHLEVAPNRSILKNISDTNIDLGIVTEHPSSREFDYEVIGKEPLCLILPHYYKGKQITPDLLAQCGVISHPDAAHYISLFFEQCGEPSIQDLRFDELPTSSYINQLSQILLPVSKGLGFTVLPISALHSFPNQETLFVADTKNTVYETLFLVKKRNRTLPTRYQTLKEILMMVCKTS from the coding sequence ATGCTAAATCCAGTCTGGCTCCATACTTTCAAAACACTCATAGAAGTTGGCCACTTCACAAAGACAGCTGAAAAACTTCACATGACTCAACCAGGTGTGAGTCAGCATATTAAAAAGCTTGAGCAAGCATGCCAACATGCACTAATTAAACGTGAAAATAAAAGCTTTGAACTGACTGAACAAGGCCGCATGCTTTATCATTATGCTTTAGAAAGAGAACAAAATGAAAAAAAACTGCTGGAAAGTTTAAGCTTTGATAATCCACTTGCGGGTTGTTGCAGACTTGCCTGTTCCGGCTCTCTGGCTTTGCAGATTTTTGAGCCTCTACTCGAAAAGCAATTGCAGAACGAGGAATTGTCTATTCATCTCGAAGTCGCTCCAAATCGCTCGATTCTCAAAAACATCAGCGACACAAACATCGATCTTGGTATTGTAACCGAGCACCCCAGCTCAAGAGAATTTGATTACGAAGTTATCGGTAAAGAGCCATTGTGCTTAATATTACCTCATTATTATAAAGGTAAGCAGATAACACCTGACTTATTAGCACAGTGCGGCGTGATCTCACACCCAGATGCTGCTCACTATATTTCTTTGTTTTTTGAGCAATGCGGTGAACCATCGATACAAGATCTAAGATTTGATGAACTACCAACCTCCAGTTACATCAACCAACTTTCTCAAATTCTATTACCAGTCAGTAAGGGGCTAGGTTTTACCGTTCTCCCCATCAGTGCACTCCACTCTTTTCCAAATCAAGAAACACTTTTTGTTGCTGATACAAAAAACACTGTCTACGAAACTTTATTCCTTGTTAAAAAACGTAATCGCACACTGCCCACTCGATATCAAACACTCAAAGAAATACTGATGATGGTTTGTAAAACCTCTTAG
- the rimK gene encoding 30S ribosomal protein S6--L-glutamate ligase: MRIAILSRNENLYSTMRLKQAGEERGHQVDVIDTLHCYMDITSNNPRIRYKGEELPQYDAVIPRIGASITFYGTAVVRQFEMMGTFCVNESVAISRSRDKLRSMQLLSRKGIGLPRTGFAHHPDNIQDVIKNVGGAPLVIKLLEGTQGIGVVLAETTKAAESVIEAFMGLKANIMVQEFIEEANGADIRCFVVGSKVIAAMKRQAKEGEFRSNLHRGGSAQLIKLSKDERATALNAAKSMGLNLCGVDILQSKNGPVVMEVNSSPGLEGIETATDKDIAGMIYEFIEKHAKPFANRTRGKG, translated from the coding sequence ATGCGTATTGCTATTCTTTCTCGTAATGAGAATCTATACTCCACCATGCGCCTCAAACAGGCGGGTGAAGAGCGCGGACATCAAGTCGATGTCATCGATACTCTGCACTGCTACATGGACATTACGAGCAATAACCCTAGGATTCGCTACAAAGGTGAAGAGCTTCCTCAGTACGATGCGGTTATTCCACGTATCGGAGCATCCATCACGTTCTACGGTACGGCGGTCGTGCGCCAGTTCGAAATGATGGGCACATTCTGTGTGAATGAATCCGTAGCGATCAGTCGTTCTCGAGACAAACTTCGCTCCATGCAATTACTTTCCAGAAAAGGGATTGGCCTGCCTCGTACCGGCTTTGCTCATCACCCGGATAATATCCAAGATGTGATCAAAAATGTTGGCGGAGCGCCACTGGTTATTAAACTTCTTGAAGGCACCCAAGGCATTGGCGTTGTCCTTGCAGAAACAACCAAAGCCGCAGAAAGTGTCATCGAAGCTTTCATGGGACTCAAAGCAAACATCATGGTGCAAGAGTTTATTGAAGAAGCCAATGGCGCTGACATCAGATGCTTTGTCGTAGGAAGCAAAGTTATCGCAGCGATGAAACGCCAAGCAAAAGAAGGGGAGTTTCGCTCCAACCTTCATCGAGGTGGCTCAGCACAGTTGATTAAGCTAAGTAAAGATGAACGAGCCACCGCACTTAATGCTGCAAAATCAATGGGTTTGAACTTATGTGGTGTCGATATACTTCAATCGAAGAATGGCCCTGTCGTAATGGAAGTCAACTCCTCTCCAGGTTTAGAAGGTATAGAGACTGCGACGGATAAAGATATTGCAGGAATGATATACGAATTCATTGAAAAACACGCGAAACCGTTTGCAAACCGCACTCGTGGAAAAGGCTAA